From a single Streptomyces liliifuscus genomic region:
- a CDS encoding polysaccharide deacetylase family protein: protein MAATQRIAAGVTAAAACAAALAGCGIGDTDVEKGAHGDGARGATKAAGAPAPKNAVRLIGDGSTAFTGEQPHLPRPEKLNPGQKPPQFVVFSWDGAGEDSQRLFSHFRKVAKANNATMTYFLSGVYMLPEAKRELYRPPRHSPGRSDIGFNDEQGIKDTVRQLRGAWLEGNEIGTHFNGHFCGGGGGVGQWSVEEWKDEIAQAKFFVKSWKSTTGTRKASPLPFDYDKELVGARTPCLEGRKNFMRAARELGFRYDTSGVNNQVWPKKEKGLWDLSMQLVPVPGRAFETLTMDYNFLVNQSGATTRGNPAKHRYWGDQMRDGLLKGFARAYKGNRAPLIIGNHFESWNGGTYMRAVQETIESVCTEPEVRCVSFRQLADWLDVQDPKTLEKLRTLKVGQAPRDGWTSFLSDFSALSEPPAPAPKGVPGAPAVMP, encoded by the coding sequence ATGGCCGCCACTCAGAGGATCGCCGCGGGCGTCACGGCCGCCGCGGCCTGCGCTGCCGCGCTCGCCGGCTGCGGTATCGGTGACACCGACGTCGAGAAGGGCGCGCACGGTGACGGCGCCCGCGGCGCGACGAAGGCCGCGGGCGCCCCGGCACCCAAGAACGCGGTCCGTCTGATCGGCGACGGCTCCACCGCCTTCACCGGCGAGCAGCCGCACCTGCCGCGGCCCGAGAAGCTGAACCCCGGTCAGAAACCGCCCCAGTTCGTGGTCTTCTCCTGGGACGGGGCCGGCGAGGACAGCCAGCGGCTCTTCTCGCACTTCCGCAAGGTGGCCAAGGCCAACAACGCGACGATGACGTACTTCCTGAGCGGTGTGTACATGCTGCCGGAGGCGAAGCGTGAGCTGTACCGGCCGCCGCGGCACTCACCGGGCCGCTCCGACATCGGCTTCAATGACGAGCAGGGCATCAAGGACACCGTGCGGCAACTGCGCGGCGCCTGGCTCGAGGGCAACGAGATCGGCACGCACTTCAACGGCCACTTCTGCGGCGGCGGAGGCGGCGTGGGCCAGTGGTCGGTCGAGGAGTGGAAGGACGAGATCGCCCAGGCCAAGTTCTTCGTCAAGTCCTGGAAGAGCACCACGGGTACGAGGAAGGCCTCACCGCTGCCCTTCGACTACGACAAGGAACTCGTCGGCGCCCGCACGCCCTGTCTCGAGGGCCGGAAGAACTTCATGCGCGCCGCCCGGGAGCTGGGCTTCCGCTATGACACCAGTGGCGTCAACAACCAGGTCTGGCCCAAGAAGGAGAAGGGCCTGTGGGACCTGTCGATGCAGCTCGTCCCCGTCCCGGGGCGCGCCTTCGAGACGTTGACCATGGACTACAACTTCCTGGTCAACCAGTCGGGCGCCACCACCCGGGGCAACCCGGCCAAGCACAGATACTGGGGCGACCAGATGCGTGACGGCCTGCTCAAGGGCTTCGCCCGCGCCTACAAGGGCAACCGCGCGCCCCTGATCATCGGCAACCACTTCGAGTCCTGGAACGGCGGCACGTACATGCGCGCCGTCCAGGAGACCATCGAGAGTGTCTGCACCGAGCCCGAGGTGCGCTGCGTCTCGTTCCGTCAACTCGCCGACTGGCTCGACGTCCAGGACCCCAAGACCCTGGAAAAGCTCCGCACCCTCAAGGTGGGCCAGGCCCCGAGGGACGGCTGGACGTCGTTCCTCTCCGACTTCTCTGCCCTCTCCGAGCCGCCCGCCCCGGCCCCGAAGGGCGTCCCGGGGGCACCGGCGGTCATGCCGTAG